The following coding sequences are from one Microtus pennsylvanicus isolate mMicPen1 chromosome 1, mMicPen1.hap1, whole genome shotgun sequence window:
- the Mospd3 gene encoding motile sperm domain-containing protein 3 isoform X2: MRRGAPQDQELVGPGAPGRGPRGSSPSSGPVVPVLVFPPDLVFRADQRSGPRQLLTLYNPTGTALRFRVLCTAPAKYTVFDAEGYVKPQSCIDIHYDVQDRFRIELSEEGAEGRVVGRKDITSVLRAPAYPLELQGHSEPTPNPGPPVWTGPTPARHLQESPPQQLATSSFLLFLLTGIISVAFLLLPLQDELGSQLPQVLHVSLGQKLVAAYILGLLTMVFLRT, encoded by the exons ATGCGCCGTGGGGCGCCCCAGGACCAGGAGCTGGTGGGTCCGGGGGCCCCTGGGCGGGGGCCCCGGggctcctctccttcctcaggaCCCGTCGTCCCGGTGCTCGTCTTTCCCCCGGATCTAGTATTCAGAGCGGACCAAAGGAGTGGACCCCGGCAGCTGCTGACCCTCTATAACCCCACGGGAACTGCGCTTCGCTTCCGAG TTCTGTGTACAGCACCTGCCAAATATACGGTATTCGATGCAGAAGGATATGTGAAGCCGCAGTCTTGCATTGACAT CCACTATGATGTCCAGGACCGGTTCCGAATTGAGCTGTCTGAGGAGGGGGCCGAGGGACGTGTGGTTGGCCGAAAAGACATCACCTCTGTTCTTCGGGCGCCAGCGTACCCCCTGGAGCTTCAGGGACATTCTGAGCCAACGCCCAATCCAGGGCCTCCTGTGTGGACAGGACCAACCCCAGCCAGACACCTTCAAGAGA GTCCCCCCCAGCAGCTGGCCACCAGCTCCTTCCTGCTCTTCTTGCTGACAGGCATCATCTCCGTGGCCTTCCTGCTGCTGCCCCTGCAGGACGAGCTTGGCAGCCAGCTGCCTCAGGTTCTGCATGTGTCCCTGGGACAGAAGCTGGTGGCAGCGTACATCTTAG GCCTCCTCACCATGGTGTTCCTCCGGACCTGA
- the Pcolce gene encoding procollagen C-endopeptidase enhancer 1: protein MLPAALTSFLGPFLVAWVLPLAQGQTPNYTRPVFLCGGDVTGESGYVASEGFPNLYPPNKKCIWTITVPEGQTVSLSFRVFDMELHPSCRYDALEVFAGSGTSGQRLGRFCGTFRPAPVVAPGNQVTLRMTTDEGTGGRGFLLWYSGRATSGSEHQFCGGRMEKAQGTLTTPNWPESDYPPGISCSWHIIAPADQVILLTFGKFDVEPDTYCRYDSVSVFNGAVSDDSKRLGKFCGDKAPSPISSEGNELLVQFVSDLSVTADGFSASYKTLPRDAVEKGPASSPGEDVQSGPPSHSDPKTGTGPKVKPPAKPKSQPAEKPESPNTQETPAVLDASSVTCPKQYKRVGTLQSNFCASSLVVTGTVKTMVRGPGEGLTVTINLLGVYKSGGLDLPSPPRDTPLKFYVPCRQMPPMKKGASYLLMGQLEESRGPVLPPDSFVVPYKPNQDQILNNLSKRKCPSLPRPAA, encoded by the exons ATGCTGCCTGCTGCCCTCACCTCCTTCCTGGGGCCATTCCTTGTGGCCTGGGTACTGCCCCTTGCCCAAGGTCAGACCCCCAACTACACCAG ACCTGTGTTCCTGTGTGGAGGGGATGTGACGGGAGAGTCGGGTTACGTGGCAAGTGAGGGTTTCCCCAACCTCTACCCCCCAAACAAGAAGTGCATCTGGACAATAACG GTGCCTGAGGGCCAGACTGTGTCCCTGTCCTTCCGAGTCTTCGATATGGAGCTCCACCCTTCCTGCCGCTATGATGCTCTGGAGGTCTTTGCTGGATCTGGGACCTCAGGCCAGCGACTGGGACGCTTCTGTGGCACCTTCCGGCCTGCACCTGTAGTTGCACCTGGCAATCAGGTGACTTTAAGGATGACAACGGATGAGGGCACTGGGGGACGAGGCTTCCTGCTCTGGTACAGCGGTCGGGCCACCTCAGGCTCTG aGCACCAGTTTTGCGGGGGGCGGATGGAGAAGGCGCAGGGAACCCTGACCACGCCCAACTGGCCTGAGTCGGATTACCCCCCAGGCATCAGCTGTTCCTGGCACATCATTGCACCCGCAGACCAG GTGATCCTGCTAACCTTTGGGAAGTTCGATGTGGAGCCAGACACGTACTGCCGCTATGACTCCGTCAGCGTGTTCAACGGGGCTGTGAGCGATGACTCGAAGAGGCTGGGGAAATTCTGCGGAGACAAGGCCCCTAG TCCCATCTCCTCTGAAGGGAATGAGCTCTTGGTCCAGTTTGTATCGGATCTCAGTGTCACCGCAGATGGCTTCTCGGCTTCCTACAAGACCCTGCCACGGGATGCCGTGGAAAAGGGGCCAGCCTCAAGCCCAGGGGAAGATGTCCAGTCTGGTCCCCCATCCCACTCTGACCCAAAGACAGGAACTGGACCCAAAGTCAAACCACCGGCCAAACCTAAATCCCAACCTGCAGAGAAACCAGAGAGCCCAAATACACAGGAAACTCCAGCGGTCCTGG ATGCATCCAGTGTCACCTGTCCAAAGCAGTACAAGCGGGTGGGCACCTTGCAAAGCAACTTCTGTGCCAGTAGTCTGG TGGTGACCGGAACGGTGAAGACCATGGTCCGCGGCCCAGGTGAGGGCCTCACCGTCACCATCAATCTCCTCGGAGTCTACAAAAGCGGAGGCCTAGATCTGCCCTCTCCGCCCAGGGACACCCCTCTGAAGTTCTACGTGCCCTGCAGGCAGATGCCCCCCATGAAGAAAG GAGCCAGTTACCTGCTGATGGGCCAgctggaagaaagcagaggcccCGTCCTCCCTCCAGACAGCTTTGTGGTTCCCTACAAGCCCAACCAGGACCAGATCCTCAATAACCTAAGCAAGAGGAAGTGTCCTTCCCTCCCTAGGCCAGCTGCCTGA
- the Mospd3 gene encoding motile sperm domain-containing protein 3 isoform X1 produces MRRGAPQDQELVGPGAPGRGPRGSSPSSGPVVPVLVFPPDLVFRADQRSGPRQLLTLYNPTGTALRFRVLCTAPAKYTVFDAEGYVKPQSCIDIVIRHVAPIPSHYDVQDRFRIELSEEGAEGRVVGRKDITSVLRAPAYPLELQGHSEPTPNPGPPVWTGPTPARHLQESPPQQLATSSFLLFLLTGIISVAFLLLPLQDELGSQLPQVLHVSLGQKLVAAYILGLLTMVFLRT; encoded by the exons ATGCGCCGTGGGGCGCCCCAGGACCAGGAGCTGGTGGGTCCGGGGGCCCCTGGGCGGGGGCCCCGGggctcctctccttcctcaggaCCCGTCGTCCCGGTGCTCGTCTTTCCCCCGGATCTAGTATTCAGAGCGGACCAAAGGAGTGGACCCCGGCAGCTGCTGACCCTCTATAACCCCACGGGAACTGCGCTTCGCTTCCGAG TTCTGTGTACAGCACCTGCCAAATATACGGTATTCGATGCAGAAGGATATGTGAAGCCGCAGTCTTGCATTGACAT TGTGATCCGGCATGTGGCCCCCATCCCCAGCCACTATGATGTCCAGGACCGGTTCCGAATTGAGCTGTCTGAGGAGGGGGCCGAGGGACGTGTGGTTGGCCGAAAAGACATCACCTCTGTTCTTCGGGCGCCAGCGTACCCCCTGGAGCTTCAGGGACATTCTGAGCCAACGCCCAATCCAGGGCCTCCTGTGTGGACAGGACCAACCCCAGCCAGACACCTTCAAGAGA GTCCCCCCCAGCAGCTGGCCACCAGCTCCTTCCTGCTCTTCTTGCTGACAGGCATCATCTCCGTGGCCTTCCTGCTGCTGCCCCTGCAGGACGAGCTTGGCAGCCAGCTGCCTCAGGTTCTGCATGTGTCCCTGGGACAGAAGCTGGTGGCAGCGTACATCTTAG GCCTCCTCACCATGGTGTTCCTCCGGACCTGA